From the genome of Papaver somniferum cultivar HN1 chromosome 2, ASM357369v1, whole genome shotgun sequence, one region includes:
- the LOC113348629 gene encoding glycine-rich protein HC1-like yields MGTGNNGRIFILLGLLFAVVTLISSEVLAAKDLAAKTTKDETAKKSGLQDAKYGGNGGYSGNGDYGSPGGGEYGSPGGGGSSGNGRGHRYGGGRGGGGRGGGYRCRHGCCDGRGYYRGHCYNCCYSAAQAKALAAETTATPNNLKP; encoded by the exons ATGGGTACCGGAAACAATGGCAGAATTTTTATTTTGTTGGGTCTTTTGTTTGCTGTTGTGACACTAATCTCTTCTGAGGTTTTAGCTGCTAAGGATTTGGCTGCAAAAACAA CAAAAGATGAGACAGCAAAGAAAAGTGGTCTGCAAGATGCCAAGTACGGAGGAAACGGTGGTTACTCAGGTAACGGTGATTACGGATCCCCTGGTGGCGGTGAATACGGATCCCCTGGTGGCGGTGGATCCTCTGGTAATGGAAGGGGGCACCGTTATGGAGGTGGGCGTGGTGGTGGAGGTAGAGGAGGTGGTTACAGATGCCGACATGGCTGTTGTGACGGCCGTGGGTACTACAGAGGACATTGCTACAACTGTTGCTATTCTGCTGCTCAAGCCAAAGCCTTGGCTGCTGAAACTACCGCGACCCCCAATAATCTCAAGCCTTAG